Proteins from a single region of Phyllopteryx taeniolatus isolate TA_2022b chromosome 10, UOR_Ptae_1.2, whole genome shotgun sequence:
- the eif4ebp3l gene encoding eukaryotic translation initiation factor 4E-binding protein 3-like, which produces MSTNKVKSCPIPTRVLTLKDWSQLPDCYSQTPGGTLFSTTPGGTRIIYDRKFLLDCRNSPLARTPPCCLPQIPGVTCPATHPVSKLQDVKEEVEEEEKDITDDNQFDMDI; this is translated from the exons ATGTCGACTAACAAAGTGAAGAGCTGCCCTATTCCCACCAGGGTTCTCACCCTGAAAGACTGGTCTCAACTTCCCGACTGCTACAGCCAGACGCCCGGGGGGACTCTCTTCTCCACTACGCCCGGTG GTACCCGCATCATCTATGACAGGAAGTTTCTCTTGGATTGCAGAAATTCCCCTCTTGCACGCACCCCACCATGTTGTCTCCCGCAGATCCCTGGGGTGACATGCCCTGCTACTCACCCTGTGAGCAAGCTGCAGGATGTCAAAGAAGAGGttgaagaggaagaaaaggacATTACAG ATGACAACCAGTTTGACATGGACATCTGA